A genome region from Nocardia sp. NBC_00565 includes the following:
- a CDS encoding TerD family protein, giving the protein MSVTLAKGGNVSLSKQAANLTKVAVGLGWDVRTTTGADYDLDASALATGSNQRVLSDQHFVFYNNLRSPEGTIEHTGDNLTGEGEGDDEVINVDLAATPPTITNIFFPVSIHDADARGQSFGQIRNAYIRVVDATTGAELARYDLTEDASTETAMVFGELYRYGNEWKFRAIGQGYASGLAGIARDYGVKV; this is encoded by the coding sequence ATGAGCGTCACATTGGCCAAAGGCGGAAATGTCTCGCTGTCGAAGCAGGCGGCCAACCTCACCAAGGTAGCGGTGGGGCTCGGCTGGGATGTGCGAACGACCACCGGGGCCGATTACGACCTCGACGCGAGTGCGCTCGCCACGGGCTCGAATCAGCGGGTGCTGTCCGATCAGCACTTCGTGTTCTACAACAATCTGCGCTCGCCCGAGGGCACGATCGAACACACCGGTGACAATCTCACCGGTGAGGGCGAAGGCGACGACGAGGTGATCAATGTCGATCTGGCGGCCACGCCGCCGACGATCACCAATATCTTCTTCCCGGTCTCGATCCACGATGCCGATGCGCGGGGACAGTCGTTCGGACAGATCCGCAACGCGTACATCCGAGTGGTGGACGCGACCACGGGCGCCGAACTGGCCCGGTATGACCTCACCGAGGACGCGTCCACCGAGACCGCCATGGTGTTCGGGGAGTTGTACCGGTACGGCAACGAGTGGAAGTTCCGCGCCATCGGTCAGGGCTATGCCTCCGGACTGGCGGGGATCGCCCGCGACTACGGCGTCAAAGTCTGA
- a CDS encoding stealth family protein, producing MNSGAIDMVAWPTTGNLVVSPAMLADLGYLRGELAAAEVPFLLIRDRDHRLALAADAAHQAMVRRVRATAIAAGFACAEVGHNVFRFSRNADPAHYVDLELWEYHGDTVACPRPNAFTRNVFDLADVERTEVRLFDRNWPTLTDMFAPQPTDVGFDIDLVFSWVDGTDPEFRARRARMLAQVVVGEGDDADARIRQIDELKYALRSVYKNAPWIRRIFIATDSAVPRWLDEHPRVTVVRAVDHFSDTSGLPTFNSHAVECQLQHIDGLSEHFLYSNDDMFFARPVRPSMFFTAAGVSRFIEADTRIGPGRNNERRSGFENAARVNRELLAGRFGHLITRHLEHTPVPLRRSVLLEMEQEFASDFARTRSSRFRAATDISVTNSLYHYYAMLTGRAVPQDAARMRYVDTTSQRGLTLLDGLAQHRDVDFFCLNDGSFPEIAEVDRVRAVSAFLSTYFPDRAPWERVSERPRHPIAESAPGAA from the coding sequence ATGAATTCCGGGGCGATCGATATGGTCGCGTGGCCGACGACGGGCAATCTCGTCGTCTCGCCTGCGATGCTGGCGGATCTGGGATATCTACGGGGCGAACTGGCGGCGGCGGAGGTGCCGTTCCTGCTCATTCGCGACCGCGACCATCGGCTGGCGCTCGCCGCGGATGCGGCGCACCAGGCCATGGTGCGCCGGGTGCGGGCCACCGCGATCGCCGCGGGTTTCGCCTGTGCCGAGGTGGGGCACAACGTCTTCCGATTCAGCCGCAACGCCGATCCGGCGCACTACGTCGATCTGGAACTGTGGGAGTACCACGGCGACACCGTCGCATGCCCGCGCCCGAATGCCTTCACCCGCAACGTCTTCGACCTCGCCGATGTCGAGCGTACCGAAGTCCGCCTGTTCGACCGCAACTGGCCGACGCTGACCGATATGTTCGCACCACAGCCGACCGACGTCGGCTTCGATATCGACCTGGTGTTCTCCTGGGTCGACGGGACCGATCCCGAATTCCGTGCGCGCCGTGCGCGAATGCTGGCGCAGGTCGTCGTCGGCGAGGGCGATGACGCCGATGCCAGGATCCGTCAGATCGATGAACTGAAATACGCGCTGCGTTCGGTATACAAGAACGCGCCGTGGATCCGCCGGATCTTCATCGCCACCGACTCCGCGGTGCCGCGCTGGCTGGACGAGCATCCGCGGGTGACGGTGGTGCGCGCGGTCGATCACTTCAGCGACACCAGTGGGCTGCCCACCTTCAATTCCCATGCGGTGGAATGCCAACTGCAGCACATCGATGGCCTCAGCGAGCACTTCCTCTACTCCAACGACGATATGTTCTTCGCCCGGCCGGTGCGCCCGTCGATGTTCTTCACCGCGGCCGGGGTGAGCCGGTTCATCGAGGCGGACACCAGGATCGGGCCCGGTCGAAACAACGAGCGACGCAGCGGTTTCGAGAATGCTGCCCGGGTGAACCGGGAACTGCTGGCCGGGCGGTTCGGTCACCTCATCACCCGGCATCTGGAACACACTCCGGTTCCGTTGCGGCGCAGCGTATTACTCGAGATGGAGCAGGAGTTCGCCAGTGACTTCGCGCGGACCAGGTCCAGCAGATTCCGTGCGGCCACCGACATTTCGGTGACCAATTCGCTGTACCACTACTACGCCATGCTCACCGGGCGCGCGGTACCGCAGGACGCGGCGCGGATGCGCTACGTCGATACCACCAGCCAGCGCGGGCTCACCCTGCTCGACGGGCTCGCACAGCATCGCGACGTCGACTTCTTCTGCCTCAACGACGGCAGTTTTCCGGAGATCGCCGAGGTGGATCGCGTGCGCGCGGTCTCGGCGTTCCTGTCCACGTACTTCCCGGACCGCGCGCCCTGGGAGCGGGTCAGTGAACGGCCTCGTCATCCGATTGCGGAGTCTGCGCCTGGCGCCGCATGA
- a CDS encoding phosphodiesterase, translated as MPISRVAEHPRPNHVLFHFSDTHLIGGDGELYGDVDADERLRQLLDQAAASGIRPTAIVFTGDLTDQGEPDAYEKLRAMVEPFARRLRAPIVWVTGNHDDRGVLRQTLLGERASTKPLDRVHMVDGLRIIALDTTVPGHHYGEIRDEQLAWLRSVLAEPAPFGTILAMHHPPVPCVLDLAVTVELRDQRRLADVLDGSDVRAILAGHLHFSTSATFAGIPVSVASATCYSQDLAVAEGGLRGRDGAQGFNYVHIYPDTIVHSVVPIDRGPTVGAPSTPEEAARKLAEAGIVIPPAARIPRVMRRQAQTPQSDDEAVH; from the coding sequence GTGCCCATCAGCAGAGTCGCGGAGCACCCGCGACCGAATCACGTGCTGTTCCATTTCAGCGATACCCATTTGATCGGCGGCGACGGCGAGCTCTATGGGGATGTAGATGCCGATGAGCGGCTCCGGCAGCTGCTCGACCAGGCCGCGGCCAGCGGGATCCGGCCGACCGCGATCGTCTTCACCGGTGACCTCACCGATCAGGGCGAGCCCGACGCGTACGAGAAGTTACGCGCGATGGTGGAGCCGTTCGCGCGCCGATTGCGTGCGCCGATCGTGTGGGTCACCGGCAATCACGACGATCGCGGTGTGCTGCGACAGACCCTGCTCGGTGAGCGCGCGTCGACGAAGCCGCTGGATCGGGTGCACATGGTCGACGGTCTGCGCATCATCGCCCTGGACACCACGGTCCCCGGCCACCACTACGGCGAGATCCGCGACGAACAGCTGGCCTGGCTGCGGTCGGTACTGGCCGAACCGGCTCCGTTCGGGACCATCCTGGCCATGCACCACCCGCCGGTGCCGTGCGTGCTCGATCTCGCGGTCACCGTGGAATTGCGTGATCAGCGCAGGCTGGCCGATGTGCTGGACGGCAGCGACGTGCGCGCGATCCTGGCGGGGCACTTGCACTTTTCGACCAGCGCGACCTTCGCGGGCATCCCGGTCTCGGTCGCCTCGGCGACCTGCTACAGCCAGGATCTGGCCGTCGCCGAGGGCGGGCTGCGTGGCCGCGACGGCGCGCAGGGCTTCAACTATGTGCACATCTACCCGGACACCATCGTGCACTCGGTGGTCCCGATCGATCGCGGCCCGACCGTCGGCGCACCGTCCACCCCGGAGGAGGCCGCGCGCAAGCTGGCCGAGGCGGGCATAGTGATCCCGCCCGCCGCGCGCATCCCGCGGGTCATGCGGCGCCAGGCGCAGACTCCGCAATCGGATGACGAGGCCGTTCACTGA
- a CDS encoding glycerol dehydrogenase, which produces MLSVFSSPGHYVQGRDATAALGAEMTRLGIGGPVTIVAGASAYRLLADIWEQSLTEAKIEYTVHRSGGECSRAEIAEVTAAVRDSGSTVVLGAGGGKVLDTARAVADDLDLPMISCPTAASSDAPCSALSVIYTDTGEFEAYQLVRRNPALVLVDTSAIAQAPARLLTAGMGDALATWFEARTCSAARVRNMRGGASTRSATALAELCYRTLLADGSHALAAVRNHTVTPALERIVEANTLLSGLGFESSGLAAAHAVHNGLTAAPQTHPFLHGEKVAFGVLTQLVLEGAPATEITTVLDFCTEVGLPTTLAALGLRDADQKTLSAIATRATAPGETIHNEPFTVDAEMTLDALRTADALGTR; this is translated from the coding sequence ATGCTCAGTGTGTTCTCCTCGCCCGGACACTATGTGCAGGGGCGGGATGCGACGGCCGCGCTCGGGGCGGAGATGACCAGGTTGGGCATCGGCGGGCCGGTGACGATTGTCGCGGGCGCCAGTGCGTATCGGCTGCTCGCCGATATCTGGGAGCAGTCGCTGACCGAGGCGAAGATCGAATACACCGTGCACCGTTCGGGCGGCGAATGCAGTCGGGCCGAGATCGCGGAGGTGACCGCGGCGGTGCGGGACAGCGGCAGCACCGTCGTACTCGGCGCGGGTGGCGGCAAGGTGCTCGATACCGCACGGGCGGTCGCCGACGACCTGGACCTGCCGATGATCAGTTGTCCCACGGCGGCGTCGAGTGATGCGCCGTGCAGTGCGCTGTCGGTGATCTACACCGATACCGGCGAATTCGAGGCCTATCAACTGGTCCGCCGCAACCCGGCGCTGGTCCTGGTCGATACCTCCGCCATCGCGCAGGCCCCGGCACGGCTGCTCACCGCGGGAATGGGCGATGCGCTCGCCACCTGGTTCGAGGCACGCACCTGCAGCGCGGCCCGGGTGCGCAATATGCGCGGCGGCGCGTCCACCCGCAGCGCGACCGCCCTCGCCGAACTCTGCTACCGCACCTTGCTCGCCGACGGGTCCCACGCGCTGGCCGCAGTCCGAAACCACACGGTCACACCGGCTTTGGAACGGATCGTCGAGGCCAACACCCTGCTGTCCGGCCTGGGTTTCGAATCCTCCGGCCTGGCCGCCGCCCACGCCGTCCACAACGGCCTGACCGCCGCCCCGCAAACCCACCCGTTCCTACACGGTGAAAAGGTCGCCTTCGGCGTACTCACCCAACTGGTCCTCGAGGGCGCCCCCGCCACCGAAATCACCACCGTCCTCGACTTCTGCACCGAAGTAGGCCTCCCCACCACCCTCGCCGCCCTCGGCCTCCGCGACGCCGACCAGAAAACTTTGTCCGCCATCGCAACTCGCGCCACCGCCCCCGGCGAAACAATCCACAACGAACCCTTCACAGTCGACGCCGAAATGACCCTCGACGCCCTCCGCACCGCCGATGCCCTCGGCACGAGGTGA
- a CDS encoding MazG family protein yields MSGDRDESVLRAARAASAVPNGARQGARYQTDAARPKTDTALVAAGLADAVEVMDRLWNFGGWEVTQTHDSLRPYLLEETYELLDAIQHNDAETIKEELGDLLLQVLFHSRIAQAAGEFTVDDVAAALVAKLVNRSPHLVDSRIAPAATVAEKVAAQEAAWEERKSAEKSRRSCLDGIALAQPALALAEKIRDRSAKAGLPDDLIPDVLRVVHLGGADSAEERVRKAALAFAAAIRAAEDAAEVTRGDRAPLSSADWHKHWPVGD; encoded by the coding sequence ATGAGTGGCGACCGCGACGAGTCGGTATTGCGGGCTGCTCGGGCTGCTAGTGCGGTGCCGAATGGAGCGCGGCAGGGTGCGCGATACCAGACCGACGCCGCGCGGCCGAAAACCGATACTGCGCTAGTTGCGGCAGGTTTGGCCGACGCCGTAGAGGTCATGGACCGCCTCTGGAACTTCGGTGGCTGGGAAGTAACTCAAACCCACGACTCTTTGCGCCCCTACCTGCTCGAGGAAACCTACGAACTTCTCGACGCCATTCAGCACAATGACGCCGAAACCATCAAAGAGGAATTGGGCGACCTGCTCCTGCAGGTTCTCTTCCATTCCCGAATCGCCCAGGCGGCAGGCGAATTCACCGTTGATGACGTCGCGGCGGCCTTGGTCGCCAAACTCGTCAATCGCAGCCCGCACCTGGTCGATTCGCGGATCGCCCCCGCCGCAACGGTCGCGGAGAAGGTCGCCGCGCAGGAAGCCGCCTGGGAGGAACGCAAGTCGGCCGAGAAATCCCGCCGTTCTTGTCTGGACGGTATTGCGCTGGCCCAGCCCGCCTTGGCACTCGCCGAAAAGATCCGCGACCGCAGCGCCAAGGCCGGTCTCCCCGACGATCTGATTCCCGACGTGCTGCGCGTGGTGCACCTCGGGGGTGCCGACAGTGCTGAGGAACGCGTGCGTAAGGCCGCGCTCGCCTTCGCCGCCGCTATTCGTGCCGCCGAAGACGCCGCCGAAGTCACCCGCGGCGACCGCGCGCCGCTGTCCAGTGCCGACTGGCACAAGCACTGGCCCGTCGGCGACTGA